In Colletotrichum destructivum chromosome 1, complete sequence, the sequence CGTTTGATGATCCGCCGCGCTTTGGAAGGCGACAGAACTTTCGGCATGGTGTTGCCGCAACGGCCCCGGACTGCCAACGACACACATTTCGTGGAATACGGGACCTTACTGCGCATCGTAAACGCCGAGTACTTTGCGGATGGTAGAAGTCTCATCGAAACGGTTGGCATCTCACGGTTTAGAATTACGAGAAATGGTATTCTGGATGGATATCTCGTGGGGAGCATCGAACGAATCGACGACATTTCCATcgcggaggaagaagatTTGGAGGCAACCGAGACACAACAGGCCCTGGAGAGGTATGAGAGCGCCGCCACACATCTGAGCGAAGAATCTACGACGTCACGACCAACCACCCCTGAGGACCTCTCCAAGATGCCCACGAGTGAGCTACTGTCCTTGGGTGTTTCGTTTGTCACCAGAATGCAACAACAAAGCGTGCCCTGGCTGGCACAACGTATGTTGACGATATATGGAGAGTGCCCCAATGACCCGGCCCTCTTCCCATGGTGGTTCGCCAGTATCCTACCCGCCAAGGAATACGAGAAGTACAAGCTCCTCGAAACAAGGAGCGTCAGAGAGAGACTTAAGATCTGCTGCGGTTGGATCCTGGAGTGGGAGTCAAGTACTTGGTGAGTATTTTATGCCTTTATGCCAAGTTTTCCGTTGCCGGCCCTTCCCGACTGTCTTTTCTTTGGATTTTCCAGCATCTTTTGCAACGCTTCGTCGTACATTTCACTTGTGGGATGTCGGTGCATGAGGTGTTGCTGTCCGCGTTTGCTTGTTATCAGACAATGGAAACAGACGGGCTAAGATGCAGCAACTCTCCAGGGGGGCCCCTTATTGACGGCCGCTCAGGTCCCTCTCAGATTGCAGAATCTTCTGATGCTGGGGACTAGCTCAGCTGTGGGACTAGGGGTCATGTGCGGGAGTCCCTGGAACGACACAGCCAGTTGAGGTCGGGGAGGCGGCCGATAAGGTAACGCTCTTTCTGCGGAAACTCCCTCGATGTGGGAGTGTGGCGGCAGGGTACACATATATTTGCATTTGCATGGCGGTATTTGGGCATGCGCAGTGATTTCTGCGGGACAATGTTACGATTTGATCCGATACCAAACTTGGCAATGTAAGTATACTAGACAGATATGTCAGATGAGAAGTTGAAAAGACATTTGTACTACGGCATGAGTGGAAACATATGCTTTTTGGAAAGTGATTACTAGGTGAGATAGTTGGCTTACAGACTCAATGCGGTAAAAATCACCCATCCACCCTTCCCTCTCCTTTTGCCTGGCAAGATTTCCAGGTCAACAAGTAAGACCTCAGCTAGTGTAGAAGGGTAAGACAAGTTCCTATGTAGGTACTTTTGTTATAGGTTAACTTGATGGGCTCACAATGTCAATAGGCCAGTTGACCAGGCTGTAGCGCTCCAACAAATCTATTGGCATGAGCTCAATAACACAAGATACCACTGCTACCACTAGGGACATTTGCACAAGCTGATGAGGCAGGCATAGgttccttcccccccctcccagaCTCAGAGGCAACTATAGCCCAGGATCACCACTTCCCAACCCTACCATGTCTACTTACCCAGGTACTTCACTTTCCttgccttttctttctctctctctctcgcacCTGCTTTAACTTGAGAAGCCTAAGCTCGGCGTAAGAAAGAAACATAAACTGACTAGCTCTCATTAGAAACTCAACCTTCTTCAACCATAAAACCATCTTTCTTCTGAGCCGAACTTCATCTTTCTCACTTCATCGTCTGCAACGCACAAAACTCTTATAAACTCAAAAATCCTATTCTTTTGACCAACATCTCAcctcccttccttccctaGGTATCTGCAGCGTGCCGTCTTTAACTTTGCAACTTCAAAAGCACCTGCCTACTTCAACAAAACGTAATCTCCTTCAACCCACAAACCCCTTTCTTCACTGCTGCAAGCCCCCACCCCAACTGAACACTAACAAATCCTGCAGCCTTCTTCATTGTGGTTGTGAGTATTATCACCCACAATCTGTGCCCTCTGTCACATCGGCCAGCGTTTGCTAAGTAAGCAATTGCGTACACAGGATCAAGAACTACAGCAATGGCGCCAAGAGGCAAGAAGACCAGGGCCAAGAACGTgaccaagaagaaaaacagcATTGCAGATGTTGCTGGCGATTTGACGCAGAATGCAGAGACAGTTTCACCTTCCCTGCCGGAGAAAGATATCAGCAAGAACTACTTTCGCCGCCTTCCAATTGAGGTTTGTTATATTCCAGAAGACTCTAAAGTTACACCTAAAACTAATACTTTCGCCTGGCATAGATACGTCAAATGATCTACGCCTTGGCTGTCATCGATCAAGACGTTATTGAGCCACTTCAGGTTGAAAACCGATCAAACAAGTTCTGCGGAGGTCAAACCGCTGCAAAGGCCTTTTCCAGTCTGCTCTTAACCTGCCGGATGTTTCGTGAGGAACTTCAGGATCGCCCTGACTTCTACCAGGTATGTTGCTGGGTAATTGGATTATAGGAAGCCTCCAACTAACTTTCACGGAGGAAAACACTTTTCGATTTAATAGTTATCAGAATTTGGCTACCTTCCTGGCAGCCTTGTCTCCAGCTCATCGTTCCATGGTTCGCAACATTCGCTTTGCGATAAAAGGATGGAGACCTCCCTGCGAACTCAAGTTCCTGCAATCGGCAGCAACATTGCTCTCTCACTGCACCTCATTCCGGTCACTTAGCATAATTGCTTCTGTCAATGTCGCAGGCACAGGCCCAGGACTTATACCGCATGCCTACTTCGCATTTCTACTTAGAGAGTTTCAGTCACTCTGTTCCAGTTCCATGCATCTAGGTGGGAATGACTGGAGAAGACTGCGCACCCAGAGTGTGCAGCATTTTGAGATATTGTTTGAGGGATGGAGCCTCAAGCAGGGGCACCGGACGTTTCTTGTTGGCGGGTTGGGGGCCTCTGCCGATCATGGAAACCTCAGATTCTCCGGAGAGCAAGGGTTCGTCGACACGGACGCTGGCCTGGTTGACTTGGTTCAACGTCTCAACAGTCACCTCTTGGAGTTGGGTACATTCTGCAGGTCGAAATACGTCATCAACAAGCCAATCTTTGGCAGACGTTTCCAGGAAGCACTGGTCTGCCTTGAACTGGACGTGTTTGGCGACAATCGTGCTTGCCAGTCCCACCAGTCCTGTATGGTAAGCCACGGAACCCGAAGCCGAACGCAAAGAGCGAAGCAACTGTCATCGAACGGGGTGTTGCCGAGGGTTACAGAGAATCCCAAGTACATTGACACATATGAGAGCGAGGACAGTGATTGCATTTTCGACGATTGAGAGCACAGGAGGGGGCGGAACCCAAAGCAGTTCATTCAGCAAGAAGGGCGAAGTGAGTGGTAAAGATAGAGACTCCAACAGCAAACGATCGCAAATCACTTTTAAATATCCCCACTAccctgtgtgtgtgtgtgtgtgtgtgtgtgtgtatgtgtgtatgtgtatgtgtgtatgtgtatgtgtgtatgtgtatgtgtgtatgtgtgtatgtgtatgtgtacGCACGTATGCATGCCTACTACGGCTTTGTGCGTTAGAGATCAAAGCAATGGAACAAGAAGGTGAAGAATAGGCTGACTCTTGTGTTGTTGGTTATagaggagagggacgagATGCGAAGCTACTGCTCAAATAGGGGTTATCTGACGCAGGCCACTACAAACAAGGAACTGTAAGGTGGTTGCAATTGCTCTTGTCAACAGGCTGGAGTTGTTTCCGTTGTGCTGTTTCTCTTCTGAATGCTGCTTAGAGATCTGGAAAGAAAAACGCTGTCACCACATTGATTAAAGGGGCAAAGGTTGATAAAAAAGCATGTCAACATATGAGTCTCACACTTGAGGCAAACCGGGAGAGCCTCCGTTTTAACTGAAGCCTCCAGAACCACCACCCAAAGAAGTGACTACTTTTCCCGGCTCCGAAATCAAATACCTAAAAACTGCGGGTTATGCTCCTCCTAACATGCAAACGCTAAAGCCTGCAGGCTATACTGTGAGCCCAGGCTACCACCCGCCTACTGAATCTGAAAGAAGTCCTCGTCGAACTTGCCATGTTCCATCTCTGTATCGTCGAAGAACATCATGTCGTCAAAGTTGTTGCCTTCCCCACCTTCACCACCCATGTTCATGTCAAGGTCCATGTCATCCATGCCCGTGTTGCCGTTGAGGGCAAACAGCTCGTCTAGGCTCGAGTCCTGCCTCTCCATCTTGGCTTCCGCGGGCTTCTGTTGGCTGGCTGCTGTAGTTGGCGCTGCGGCTACGACTGTGGGAGGCGCAGGGACGGCTCGGCCTTCCGGTTCCTGCTTTGAGGCGTTGTTGTCTTGAGGGAGCAGGTTGTCGAGTGACAGGAGGTCGCCTCCCATGTCGCTCGAGCCGAACGATATGTCCATCGGCGCTTCCTGTGCCCTAGGCTGGGGCTGTGGATCGTTGTTGGCCGGAGCCAGGCTGAAAGTCATGTCCGTGAAGTGGAACTCGGCATCGTTTGCTTCATTGCCGCCAACAGCGGTatcaacaccaccgccgccgccgccgccgccgccattgaGGTTGAACATGTCATCCATCGGCGCCTCCGGAGCGCCTGATGGTTGGGGCTGCGATGTCGGAGGGGTAAGGTTCGGCTCCGCCTTAACTTCGCCTATGGGCACCATTAtggccggcggtgcgggGGTTGTCTCATGCTTCACTGGaggctccggctccggttCTGGCTGGAAGCTGACTCCCATGTCGGGGAACGGAGCCATCGATGGAGCTGCGCTCGGTTCTGCGGGGACGCGGTGCGGGCCCGTGGCCTCCGTGACCAGGGCCTTGTTCTCGGGGGACACCTCCCGAGACGATGAGtcgaggccgatggcgatgggggATCTTGTCTGCGCCTCTATCGGTGCGGGTTGCTCCACGGGCTGTCTCTGTTGCCGGAACCGGTCCAGGTCTCTTTGCAACGCCGCCTTTGCCCTCATCTGCCGTTGGCATCAGTACCGGTATTCCGGCCGAGTTGGTTTCAATCAAAACTCACTATCTCACTCTCCAGGTCATCCAGCTTCCAGTGAAATGTCTCAATAATCTCTGGCAGCTTTGATTGTAACGAAATctgagcctgagcctgagACCTACCTTCCCTATTCTGGGACTTCAATGCCTTGCCAGTTTGAATCAGCTGCAAGCAACAGTTAGCCATAACCTTTATGGTTCTGTTCCAAGGCTTGTGAACAAACCACATCGTTGAGGAGTCCGTGCAAGGCTTCCGCGGAGTCGGCGTTGGCCGGCTTCGAACTTGCCATTGCGGCagaaggaggccgccgccggcgtgaTTGGCAGCTGCAGACGAGAGATAAATGCTTGCAGTATGCAAAGATTGGAGTTGATATAAATTGAATACTGTGGAAAAGAAGCGATGCCGAAATGTAGATGAATTAATCAGCCTGGATGTAGGTGGTGCAGATAGGAACGGAAGAAAACGGCTTGAAGCACGTGAATGCGTAGGAAACCCAGATCTATCGAGTCATCGACTGCCTGGGCGATAAATGAGAGGTCCGGCTAGCAACGTCTGATCTTCTTCAAGAATTTGAACCTGAGCTGAAATTGCACGGCGCAAATAGTTGGTTGATCGGATGTCTGCAAGGTACAACAACGATTCTCTCACCATCGACAAACCACGATGTTTGAATGTTGTCTGATGCAGCCGCCCAATCTCCGATTCCGACTAGGCAGTACGTACCTTTTGGATTGGAATGAACAGAAAGATGGACCGTGCCACATCGGAACCAATGAACTGACGTGCCACAGGCAATTGCGCCACGTTCAGAACCACAGCACTACGTAGTAACAACACTGGAAGTAACCCCGCACGGCACTCTCTCTACTCTGTTTCTGCCTCTGATTATGGGTTTGATCAGATCAGGGCCATAACGTGTGATCTTGGGACTGAGATAGGTAGGTGGCAGATACAGTGTGATGGAAAATAGGGCGACAAAACACAATACAAAGTGGCACGACCATGTCTACTTCGCACTGAACACAATACGGTGTTTGTGTAGAAACGTAACTCTGTAGGAACTTCTAAGCTCGCAACCACCCACCAACTTCCATTGCAGCTGCAGACTTTGATCTTAACGAGAGAAGTCGATTATATGGGAGATGTCCCCTCTGATAGCAATGAAAGGGGCAAGTCTCGATTGACTCGGCTCTCCGCCTACCTACGCAAGAATAGAGGGAGTCCTTCACAACTGAGGCCCAGTTGAGGCTGGTCCAGCTTCAACAAGCATGAGCCGATAATACTACGTCCGCCAGAACTCGTCTCCCATACGGTTGTTGTACCCCTGATTGACGTTTTGTACTAAATGCCACTCTGTCCTGCATCAATGAAAAAAGATTGGAAATTTGGTCTCTGAAGCCATACCGCATCAATTGACATCAGAGACCGTGATTGCGGATGTCGGAGGACAAGGGCCAAGCCCGCCACGGGAGGTATGGGTAACCCTATTCCGTAGTCGGTGGACTCCAGGCCCAGAACAGTGTTCATCCCATGGGTGTGCTGGAATCCGTCCAGGAGTCGTGCTCCCGGGAAATTGGTTGTATCCTGCAACGAAAGAGTTTCGTAACCCAATCGCCCGGTCCTCAATGCTTGAATCTTCAGTCGCCTAGGAGGGCTTGTTATGCATGCTGGAGGTTGCTGCAAGGTAAGTTACTTTGGCAAGAAAAAGTCTGGCGGCGAGATGAACGAATGGGCTTTACGCCGGATGACATGGAACTGGGTGACAGAATTTCGCAGTAATCCAGAGTGGCATTGTCTCTCGGGTCAGACTGAGTCCTGAGTTGAGCTGAGGTGTGGCAGTCTGCCTGCCGTTGATTGTTTGAGTTCAACAGGTTGCGATGTGTTGCTACGGATGGCACAATGACAACTCGGAGTCGGCGGTGTTTAGTTTCTTCCGCTATTAGCCACTTAGCATTCGACTGAAACCCGTGCTTCGCGAAGCTCCTTTATTTTCTTGAACGAGTGTGTCTTTGTTGTATCACCATTGTATCCTGGAGAATAGGGAGATGCCAGTTTGGtcacctacctaggtatgtaGGGAGTGAACCAAAGAGGGACTGGGATATCCTTTCTTGAAGGCAAATCGACGCGATGATCAGTTACGATATCTGCATTGAGCCTTGAGACCCTCCGCATTTCGAAGAAGAGTTTGCTGCAATTATCCCCTTCGGAAACCGGGGGACCCATTCAGTCGAATGTTGTCCGTTCGCGCGTGCATTTAGCACATCGTGAAGGCTCATCTTATCTTACATGTCATCAGCCGCCACAGCCTTGTTTTACTGTTCTGGACACCAATGCTCGTCCAGTCCAAAAACAGATGTATGGGATTGAATGCAGCTATATGTGCCTTCttaatatatatatatatatatatggCATTCGATGCCCTCCACCAGCACATGCGATGATTGCAGATAAAAGGAATCCAGCCTCTCCCGACACAGTCCCGTTTGTTCAGCCATCCGCTCCCATGGTGCAATCGGCAACGCTCCACAGTGTCAGCAACCGTCTGGACGGTGGACCAGTCACGCTTTTGCCCCTTGCCCAAGCAAGATTAGTGCCTTCGGTTGGACATTTTATCTGCTGCAGCAACACCCCTTTTCCTGCTGTCATCCCATGTCCTCCCACGCCACAAGTCTTGACCCAGCCGCCGGGGAAGCTTCCCCAAATGTGCTCTAGACAGATGGCCTAGGCGCTACCGACTGAGGCTCACATATACCCAATGCCAACATTGAGAATCATAGACagatggagggggaggggatctAGAACACAAGTATGAGAAAACGTTACCCTCGCGAGAGACCTCCGCCCGTTTGGTGAGGAGCACCAACTACCCACCTGCCCTAGGCCGCCGGTTAGAGGTGCTACAAacagtacctaggtaccttaccttagTGGACACATGTATCCAGTGAAATGGCATGGCTGAACAAGCAAGAGCCTGGCAACGGGCAGGATTGGACCTACAGCAGACCAATCTCGAGGCTTGGGGCTGGCAGCGGGCATCAAACTGGCCAGTGGCCGCCCTTGTTGCTTTGATGGCGAGGTGAGCCTGGCAAGAACAGATGGGAAAATGCATTGGACAGTGTGTAGGTACCTGCTGGCGGAGCCGCGCGGCGAGGTGGTACATTGGCGCGCAGCAAGGCAACGGAGGCCATGTACCTCGAGGCACAAACGACAGGGTACCTACCCCTTGGCCGGGAAGCTCCAGCTCACAACTAACTGATTGATTGGATTGGAGTGGATTGGGTTGCGGTGCAGGCCTGCAGACGTGCAGGCGTAGGCGGGTGCGCGCTGCGTTGTGGGAATTTCTGGGTTCGCACCTCAGTCGCCAACTCGccgccatgccatgccatgaTGAAAGGTCCCCTCATccgccctccttctttctccttccttccatttgctcctctcccctcctcacCCCATCGCTGAATCTCCTCTCCACGCCGTCAGGAAACcgtcctctctcctctcctccatcctcgGATCGGTTCTTGTTGCGATTCCTTTTCTCCAGGGGGTGCCAGTCCTCTTTTTTCCCGCCTGTTTCCTTGTTGCTCGCCTCCGCTTATCATTTCCAACGCCTCCGTCCTCAGTCTCCAGTCTCCAGTACCCCGTCTCCTCTCTCTGCGCCGCCTGTCATCTCATCtacagcacagcacagcacgCACTGCACTCACTGCACAGTAAACAGTACCTTGGAGCTTTCTCTCGGCAACTCTCTTATCATTCGCCCTTCCCCTTGTCTCTACTATCCGCTTAAGCGTCTCTCTTGTCACGTTGGGTCGACGTCCTTTTTAGCTGCTTGTGCCGTCCCCACGTCCACAATTTTCTCCTGTCGACTTTCAGTGTCTGAGTCTCCCTCTTTCAAGTCAGTCCAAGGCCAAGTCACATCGTTCCATTCCGAATAGATCGCAAATCAGACAAGACCCGACTTGACGCACAGCTTGGTATCCTTCCACCAAGACGAGCCCACCGCACCGTCCCGCACCTGCTTCGACGAGGAAATTCCGATTGTGCCCCGTcgctttctttctctccctccctccctccctccctccctctccctcccgccctcttcttcagccTTGTTGCTGCTCgattgcttgcttgcttgcctgcTCCGGGGTTCAGGGTCACGTCACGTCAGTCTCGTGACAACTCTTCTTCAGCACGACTGCCTCCACCCCTCCTTACGCCACTACCAAGCTTCAACCAGCCGAttgctcctcgagcttcgTCGTTCCGACTCGTATACTATTGCACCCGTTGGACCTGCACAATACAAGACTAGTCCTGCATTGTTCCAGCCAGCCGAGCCCCTCATCTAATATTGCTATTGACGCTCAACACTCGACACCGAACTTTCCAAGCTTCCGAGATCCAACCATCGCACGACCGCCTTCTAATACAGACCAAAAGACACAATGGCGGACAACGGACCTGCTTCGAACCCGGCGCAgctgccccctcccccccagcCGAACGCCGGGGCTCCAGGTTACGAGAATGGCCAGAATGGCCAGTCGAACCCGGCGCACATgccaccccctcctctccataTCCCGCAGAACACCAACCCGATCCCGACTGCCATCACTTCGCCCATGTCTGGCGTTGATAAGGTCATGTCGCCCGGCAGCGCTGGTGGCTTTGgtcgccgcgccgccccCGAGCCTAATAAGCGGGCGTTGTACGTTGGAGGCTTGGACCAGCGTGTCACCGAGGATGTCCTCCGCCAGATCTTTGAGACGACTGGTCACGTCCAAAATGTCAAGATCATTCCCGACAAGAATGTGCGTATTCGCAAATTTCTCCTCTGAGAATGCAGTTGGCGATCAAAGCGAAAGCTGGCGCCCGAACCATCGCAACTGCTCTGCCCTTAACAGTATTCGCGATATAGCTGACCGTGTATCGACAGGCGAAGGGCTACAACTACGGGTTCGTCGAATATGATGACCCCGGTGCGGCTGAACGCGCCATGCAGACCTTGAATGGAAGACGTGTGCACCAATCCGTACGACACAGAGCCCTGCCCCGCTATTTCAAGCCGGAAGCTGACCCATTGCCAGGAAATTCGTGTCAACTGGGCGTATCAGTCCAACACCTCCAGCAAGGAGGACACCTCGAATCACTTCCACATCTTTGTTGGCGATCTCAGCAACGAAGTCAACGACGAGATCTTGACCCAGGCTTTCTCTGCCTTTGGCTCCGTGTCGGAAGCTCGCGTCATGTGGGACATGAAGACAGGGCGCTCCCGTGGATACGGCTTTGTTGCGTTCAGAGACCGACCGGACGCCGAAAAGGCCCTGAGCTCCATGGACGGAGAGTGGCTTGGCTCGCGGGCCATCCGTTGCAATTGGGCAAACCAAAAGGGCCAGCCGTCTATtgcgcagcagcaggctaTGCAGGCTATGGGCCTGACGCCTACGACGCCCTTCGGCCACCACCAGTTTCCAGCCCACGGCGTGGCGAGCTATGAAGTTGTCCTCGCGCAAACGCCCTCATGGCAAACCACCTGCTATGTGGGCAACTTAACTCCTTACACCACGCCAAACGATGTTGTTCCTCTCTTCCAAAACTTTGGCTACGTTGTCGAGTCTCGTTTCCAGGCGGACCGGGGATTTGCTTTCATCAAGATGGACAGCCACGAGAGTGCAGCCATGGCCATCTGCCAGATGAACGGATATAATGTTAATGGACGGCCCCTGAAATGCAGCGTAAGTTTGCTCCGAGAGCCGGTTCCTTGACGGATTTGCCGATTTGGAGAACAGCACTGACGTTTTCCGCCTGAAGTGGGGCAAGGACAAGACCCCGAACCCTCAGGGCGGCGCAGCCGGCTTTGACCCTTCGCAACAAGCATACAGCCCCCAGAGTGCCTCCGGACCGGGCTACCCCGGCACCCCGACGGCCTACTTCCCGCAATATGGTGGTAAGAGCCCGACCGCCGCTTGGGCCTTTGCAGAGGACCCCTCGGAGCTAACGCGATATTGTACAGGTCAATACGGCGGTCAGCACGGCAACTACGGCGGTCCAGCTGCTCAATCCCCGGCCGGTTATGGAGCGCAGCCGATGGGGTACGGCGGACCGCAGAGCGCCGGAGGCTATGGCCGTGGCCAACAGCCACCTAACGCCCAGTGGCCTCAGGGGCCCCAAGGACAGAACTTCAACAACGGCTTCGCCGGGTACCAGGGCTGATCTGACGACAAACGAGCGCATCCTGGTGCGAGAGCTTCCACACACAGCGTTGCAAGGTCCAAGGGGTGCTTTTGTGGAGTTTTCCCAATGTTTTTTTTTGATGGCAGAATGGCATGACCAACACATCTCCCATGTCTTCCCAAAAAACCCATTTGCTGCCAAGCGTCTCTCTGTCTCAAATCTCCTTTCATCTGCGATGAGGGACATATGTCGGTTTTTCTTAAGTGAGCACTGGAGATGGAAAGGGACATCACGTGCATTTCTCCGAGACGTTTCTCTGTCTTCTTCGTATTTTTCTTCTACGGCCTAGTGATTCCCACAAGTCACGATGTTTTCCTTATGCAGTTATTTCTGTCAACCTGTcggaggcagaggcagacTTTTGACATGCTGTTCCGTTGCCAAAACAAAAAGTTTGCTGCTTTGTTCTATCATGGATACCTCTTCAGCATGACGGATCTGTTGGATGACGAGTTATgacttttttctctctctctctctttctctctctctctctctctctccctcccccccctctctcctcctcttcttctactactgctgctactactactacccTCACACTATTCTTTTGGGCATCAACCTTTTATGCGTGTGGTCTCCCGGGTACTTGGGTTACCATTAGAGACGACCAGATTTGATGAAACATGACTTGAACGAAGGGGACGGGGGGACGAATCCATCAATGCTGGCTTAAGATCTTGGACGGCgcgaagagaaggaaaatACAGGAGAGACTGCAAGACAGCCAAGATCATTTTTTCTCAGGGACTCCGTAATGACGAAGCTGACGTTAGTGTTTATGCGCGCACGCGTGTGCGTGTTACTTACTGCTGGCTGTATGTGGGCGTGGGTGAAAGCACGGTGATTATGGCTACGCCATCTACGACCCGAACTCCTTACTGGCAATGGTACTGCATAGAGAGACCGGTCGACGGAGGCTAAAATGCAGAGGGATACGTACATGCCGCTGCATTTCTATCGTTAACAGGAAGGGGCCAGTGATTGGACGACTTTTGACCGCCCTGGTATGTCTTATTAAGCGGGTGCATGATGCAGTGCTTACTTTTCGGCCCGGTCTTGAAGATGTAAGATTACCTATCCGGACTGTAGACTGCCTCCTGTTCTTCGGGGATTTAGAAACCAATCTGGGAAGAGCCCGATGGCCCGATGACTTTCACCCAGGCACGTCAGGAATTTCTCCATGAGCGGTGTCGTGGGCTCTGGGCTCATCTGCTGCCGGACCTGTGTAAGGAGGGCGACGCGGAATGTCCTGAGACGGCATTTAAAGTGACACAACTCCGACTGTGCAGGTCACAGACCATGCAGTCAAATAAAGGAACGAGCGTCACCAACCccggaggcgggcgaggagtaAGTCTGTCTCAAGTCGACATTCAATCTCCCTAACATTTCAATACTTTACACTGAAAGATGATTCTATGTTTTGCAACAAATCTAGCTCTGCTTTGGATGAGGTTCAGGATTGCTTGTGAATGCTGGATGGTCTCCCTGAGTCGCCGTGGTTTCTGTAGAAAGGCTGTTCTTATCTGGATGGCTCTGTTCAAACTTGGGTGGTTTCCAGAGTCCCACGCGCCGAGATGTCGTTGCGTCTTGAATCTGGATTTAAATTACCTTTGATCCGTTCAGATAGCGTTCCATCAGCCTGTTGCTGGTGAGTCCTCGCCTGGTCCGGTTGTTCGATGCTCGGTTCTCCCCGCTGGCTGCGTAAAGTAGGAACCTTCATTTTCTTGTTTCTTTGATTCTTTTTCAAAGTTAAAAG encodes:
- a CDS encoding Putative RNA recognition motif domain, nucleotide-binding alpha-beta plait domain superfamily — translated: MADNGPASNPAQLPPPPQPNAGAPGYENGQNGQSNPAHMPPPPLHIPQNTNPIPTAITSPMSGVDKVMSPGSAGGFGRRAAPEPNKRALYVGGLDQRVTEDVLRQIFETTGHVQNVKIIPDKNAKGYNYGFVEYDDPGAAERAMQTLNGRRVHQSEIRVNWAYQSNTSSKEDTSNHFHIFVGDLSNEVNDEILTQAFSAFGSVSEARVMWDMKTGRSRGYGFVAFRDRPDAEKALSSMDGEWLGSRAIRCNWANQKGQPSIAQQQAMQAMGLTPTTPFGHHQFPAHGVASYEVVLAQTPSWQTTCYVGNLTPYTTPNDVVPLFQNFGYVVESRFQADRGFAFIKMDSHESAAMAICQMNGYNVNGRPLKCSWGKDKTPNPQGGAAGFDPSQQAYSPQSASGPGYPGTPTAYFPQYGGQYGGQHGNYGGPAAQSPAGYGAQPMGYGGPQSAGGYGRGQQPPNAQWPQGPQGQNFNNGFAGYQG
- a CDS encoding Putative 2EXR domain-containing protein, giving the protein MAPRGKKTRAKNVTKKKNSIADVAGDLTQNAETVSPSLPEKDISKNYFRRLPIEIRQMIYALAVIDQDVIEPLQVENRSNKFCGGQTAAKAFSSLLLTCRMFREELQDRPDFYQENTFRFNSYQNLATFLAALSPAHRSMVRNIRFAIKGWRPPCELKFLQSAATLLSHCTSFRSLSIIASVNVAGTGPGLIPHAYFAFLLREFQSLCSSSMHLGGNDWRRLRTQSVQHFEILFEGWSLKQGHRTFLVGGLGASADHGNLRFSGEQGFVDTDAGLVDLVQRLNSHLLELGTFCRSKYVINKPIFGRRFQEALVCLELDVFGDNRACQSHQSCMVSHGTRSRTQRAKQLSSNGVLPRVTENPKYIDTYESEDSDCIFDD